A genomic segment from Spirosoma sp. SC4-14 encodes:
- a CDS encoding histidine kinase dimerization/phosphoacceptor domain -containing protein, with the protein MITRKQLLIPSIWCLFTLPAQAQLSAPQLDSVRHQLNRNRSDTTQVKLLLELGKYTLGLPTQTKANLDSTLLLFEQALTLSNRLGDQKWKEESLYLLGTYYFRKNELAQGKAYFTQVIKVYQQTGNKGQEGKAWFRLGAGLVKTEENYTEILTAYGHALALTNQVGDRQQEVIIRSAIGELHGIQGKLKESEQGYLRTLTIQKAIGDKSIYKTFFALSNIGFYRGDLHSALFYALKMVSNLEANGNKSQLDEAYFRLGNVYFELGQIDKSIETYRNSLAISRQKGQVIVDAAMAKKLARALLKQGKAQEALQFLTAIDRKNLPLVVDDKMTMAESFGECYAALKEYKRAEAYYLESIEWSKKTASWVALVANMGIGRFYVATKQFSKASPFLRKLLSAPQGQVPANILMEVHLMAFKVDSAAGRYVAAIAQYQQYKALNDSISNAVKSRQINEMEIQYETQKKEQQIQLLTEKEQRQQSELKRAQTTRYGFIAGAILLVSLLGVSFNRFRLKQHSHQLLESQKQEINLKNDSLKQVLIEKDRLLAEKEWMLKEIHHRVKNNLQIINSLLHSQGVYLTDHSAQSAIRESQNRVHAMALIHQKLYQSDHLANVELSEYIEEIVDYLITSFDRQDTIQKQIEVAPIGLDITLAVPLGLIINEAVTNSLKHAFPSGQNGFIAITLLKPDSKTYRLTIRDNGIGLPADLNPNRSRTLGMSLIRGLSKQLRGTLQIDQSDGVQISLQFTADRIDRGRIHSV; encoded by the coding sequence ATGATAACGAGGAAACAGCTTCTTATTCCGAGTATCTGGTGCCTGTTTACGCTACCGGCTCAGGCTCAGTTGTCTGCTCCACAACTCGATAGTGTGCGCCATCAGCTAAACCGAAACCGGAGCGACACAACCCAGGTAAAACTGTTATTGGAATTAGGTAAGTACACGCTTGGTCTGCCCACTCAGACCAAAGCCAATCTGGACAGCACCCTTCTGCTTTTTGAGCAGGCGTTAACCCTCAGCAATCGGCTTGGCGATCAAAAATGGAAAGAGGAAAGTCTATATCTGTTAGGTACCTACTACTTCAGAAAGAACGAGCTGGCACAAGGAAAAGCTTATTTCACTCAGGTGATCAAGGTCTATCAGCAGACTGGCAATAAAGGTCAGGAAGGCAAGGCCTGGTTCAGACTGGGTGCTGGTTTAGTAAAGACAGAAGAGAATTACACGGAGATTTTAACGGCCTATGGGCATGCACTGGCCCTGACGAACCAGGTCGGCGACCGGCAACAGGAAGTTATCATAAGGTCGGCCATAGGAGAGTTGCATGGTATACAGGGTAAGTTAAAGGAGTCCGAACAGGGGTACCTGCGCACCCTGACGATTCAAAAAGCGATCGGCGACAAAAGCATTTACAAAACGTTCTTTGCGCTATCGAATATTGGTTTTTATCGGGGAGATTTACACTCCGCGCTCTTTTACGCCTTGAAAATGGTCAGCAACCTGGAGGCAAACGGGAATAAGAGCCAGCTCGATGAGGCTTATTTCAGGTTGGGGAATGTTTATTTTGAGTTAGGGCAGATTGATAAAAGTATCGAGACGTATAGAAATTCGCTGGCCATCAGCAGGCAAAAAGGCCAGGTGATTGTCGATGCAGCTATGGCGAAAAAGTTAGCCAGAGCTTTGCTCAAACAGGGGAAAGCACAGGAAGCACTGCAATTTTTGACAGCTATTGACCGAAAAAATCTGCCCCTTGTCGTTGATGACAAAATGACAATGGCCGAAAGTTTTGGGGAGTGTTATGCCGCCCTCAAGGAATACAAACGGGCAGAAGCCTATTATTTAGAAAGCATTGAGTGGAGCAAAAAAACCGCGTCCTGGGTAGCCCTAGTTGCCAATATGGGCATCGGGCGATTTTATGTGGCAACGAAGCAGTTTTCCAAAGCCAGTCCCTTTCTCCGGAAACTATTGTCGGCTCCCCAGGGTCAGGTACCCGCCAATATCCTCATGGAAGTGCATTTAATGGCGTTTAAAGTGGATTCTGCGGCCGGTCGTTATGTTGCCGCTATTGCTCAGTATCAGCAGTACAAAGCGTTAAATGACTCCATTTCCAATGCTGTTAAAAGCCGGCAGATCAACGAAATGGAGATTCAGTATGAAACCCAAAAAAAAGAGCAGCAAATTCAGTTATTGACCGAAAAAGAACAGCGCCAGCAAAGCGAATTGAAGCGGGCACAAACAACCCGTTACGGCTTTATCGCTGGTGCTATTCTTTTAGTGAGTCTGCTCGGCGTTAGCTTCAATCGGTTCCGACTCAAACAACATAGTCATCAGCTACTTGAGTCTCAAAAGCAGGAAATCAACCTGAAAAACGATTCTCTCAAGCAAGTACTCATCGAAAAGGATCGCCTTTTGGCGGAGAAAGAGTGGATGTTAAAAGAGATCCACCACCGGGTTAAGAATAACCTACAGATCATCAACAGCTTGCTTCACTCTCAGGGCGTGTATCTGACCGACCATTCGGCCCAGTCGGCCATCCGGGAAAGCCAGAACCGGGTGCATGCCATGGCCCTGATTCACCAGAAGTTGTATCAATCCGATCACCTCGCCAACGTTGAACTCTCAGAGTATATAGAAGAAATTGTAGACTACCTGATCACAAGCTTTGACCGTCAAGATACTATCCAAAAGCAGATTGAAGTAGCCCCTATTGGGTTAGACATAACGCTGGCCGTTCCGCTGGGTCTGATTATAAACGAAGCGGTCACCAACTCATTAAAACACGCTTTCCCCTCAGGACAGAACGGTTTTATCGCCATTACGTTACTAAAGCCTGATAGCAAAACCTACCGGCTTACGATCAGGGATAATGGCATTGGCTTACCTGCCGATCTCAACCCGAACCGAAGTCGAACGCTGGGTATGAGCTTGATCAGGGGACTTAGTAAACAGTTACGGGGCACCCTTCAAATCGACCAAAGCGACGGTGTTCAGATAAGCTTACAATTTACAGCTGATAGAATAGACCGAGGAAGGATTCATTCTGTATAA
- a CDS encoding histidine kinase dimerization/phosphoacceptor domain -containing protein, whose translation MRLPEVVSSDRATLLFFFRSRFRSYVLAVGLLLTSLSGQGQNINRQMVNQYLKQLASNPNDTNRINALIALGKFHVLKYGEVKLDLDSAKGYLDQAKALSARLHLPAKRHAAETMLVVAHMELRDTTVGKLLFNELITDCIRTNDRNGQAEALTRFGACSVFTTKNFPVVVACYTQAASIYRAIGNYESEILILREIAAFHTNQGKLDLGNSEFVNVLNRYKAIGYPKLHYTYSWLSYINRLKGNYGKALGYSFQCLESMNRTRDTLLAATFYGDVAQIYWELGKQEQAISWYKKALQKWRQEKQADLPMYNVASIIARDLTAHHKALEAIHLLKKLVGEIPPINKVQKGCIAQSLANCYQSLHQSALAESYYLEAIDWYEKSHQNTEMSQKVQAEVGQFYLEQQDIKKAGLFLEKALAFIPQKHALSTVKDIHYMLFKVDSAQGKYLSAIHHFRLHKTLNDSLFSETKAKQIAQLEIQYETKENQQNISLLRKQSHLQATELDQARTIRNTILICSILLLCLLGLSYNRYRIKQKSNQLLEAKQREINQKNQTLETLLASQQQLLTEKEWMLKEIHHRVKNNLQIITSLLHSQGVYLTDQAAQSAIRESQNRVHAMALIHQKLYQSDQLTAIPMVGYVTEIVDYLIQSFNREDTVRKQISLTPVDLDVTLAVPLGLIINEVVTNSLKHAFPFNQTGIVGVDLKRLDSQTYQLTVSDNGIGLPAYINPNRSRTLGMSLIRGLSKQLGGRLQINQSDGVQISLTFTEEKIVKEMVGSD comes from the coding sequence ATGAGGCTCCCTGAAGTTGTCTCGTCTGATAGAGCTACACTTCTGTTTTTTTTCCGGAGTCGCTTTCGGAGCTATGTGTTAGCGGTTGGCTTACTGTTGACCAGTCTGTCGGGCCAGGGACAGAACATAAATCGACAAATGGTCAATCAATATCTGAAGCAGCTAGCCAGTAACCCAAACGATACCAACCGCATTAACGCTCTGATTGCGTTAGGAAAGTTTCATGTGCTAAAGTACGGTGAAGTTAAACTGGATTTAGACAGCGCAAAAGGGTATCTGGATCAGGCTAAAGCTTTAAGTGCCAGGCTTCATTTGCCTGCCAAACGACACGCGGCCGAGACAATGCTGGTGGTTGCCCACATGGAATTAAGGGATACAACGGTGGGCAAATTGCTTTTTAATGAACTTATCACCGACTGTATCCGAACAAATGACAGGAATGGGCAGGCCGAAGCGCTGACACGATTTGGTGCCTGTTCCGTGTTTACCACCAAGAATTTTCCGGTTGTCGTGGCTTGCTATACGCAGGCGGCTTCAATCTACAGGGCAATCGGAAACTACGAGTCCGAAATTTTGATCCTTCGTGAAATTGCCGCGTTTCATACCAATCAGGGAAAGCTGGATTTGGGCAATAGTGAATTCGTCAATGTGTTGAACCGCTACAAAGCTATTGGCTATCCCAAGCTCCATTATACCTACAGCTGGCTATCGTACATCAACCGATTAAAGGGCAATTACGGCAAAGCCCTGGGCTATTCGTTTCAGTGTCTGGAGAGCATGAACCGAACTCGGGACACCTTGCTTGCGGCCACGTTTTATGGTGATGTGGCCCAGATCTACTGGGAGTTGGGGAAGCAGGAACAGGCCATCAGTTGGTACAAGAAAGCGCTCCAGAAATGGCGGCAGGAAAAACAGGCCGACCTGCCCATGTATAATGTTGCAAGCATTATTGCCCGCGATTTGACAGCCCATCATAAAGCATTGGAAGCCATTCACCTGCTGAAAAAATTAGTCGGAGAAATACCACCGATCAACAAAGTTCAAAAAGGGTGCATCGCGCAAAGTCTGGCCAATTGCTACCAATCCCTGCATCAGTCTGCACTGGCCGAGAGCTACTATCTGGAAGCCATCGACTGGTACGAAAAATCCCATCAGAATACAGAGATGTCGCAGAAAGTTCAGGCAGAAGTCGGTCAGTTTTATCTGGAGCAGCAGGACATTAAAAAGGCGGGGCTCTTCCTGGAAAAAGCATTGGCTTTTATTCCCCAGAAACACGCCTTGTCGACGGTGAAAGACATTCACTACATGCTCTTTAAAGTCGATTCAGCTCAGGGAAAGTATTTGTCCGCCATTCATCATTTCCGGCTTCATAAAACATTGAATGATTCGCTCTTCAGCGAAACCAAGGCGAAGCAGATTGCTCAGTTGGAAATCCAGTATGAGACGAAGGAAAATCAACAGAACATTAGCCTGCTCAGGAAACAAAGCCACTTGCAGGCCACTGAATTAGACCAGGCCCGAACCATCCGAAATACAATCCTGATTTGTTCGATTCTGTTGCTTTGTTTGCTGGGTTTGAGTTATAACCGCTACCGGATCAAGCAGAAAAGCAACCAGCTCCTCGAAGCGAAACAACGTGAGATCAACCAGAAGAACCAGACGCTGGAAACGCTCCTCGCCAGTCAGCAACAACTATTGACCGAGAAAGAATGGATGCTCAAAGAGATTCACCACCGGGTAAAAAATAATCTTCAGATCATTACCAGCCTGCTCCATTCTCAGGGTGTGTATCTGACCGACCAGGCCGCCCAGTCGGCCATCCGGGAAAGTCAGAACCGGGTGCATGCGATGGCCCTGATTCATCAAAAGCTGTACCAGTCCGATCAGCTCACCGCTATTCCCATGGTAGGTTATGTGACAGAGATTGTCGATTACTTGATCCAATCGTTCAACCGAGAAGATACCGTTCGTAAGCAAATTTCTCTGACTCCCGTTGATCTGGATGTGACGCTGGCTGTACCCCTCGGGTTGATTATTAACGAGGTGGTTACCAATTCTCTGAAACATGCCTTTCCATTCAATCAGACGGGTATTGTTGGTGTTGACCTGAAAAGACTGGACAGCCAAACGTACCAGCTTACGGTTAGCGATAATGGTATTGGCCTGCCCGCCTATATCAACCCAAACCGCAGCAGGACGTTAGGCATGAGTCTGATTCGGGGGTTGAGTAAGCAACTGGGTGGTCGTTTACAAATCAATCAGAGCGACGGTGTACAGATAAGCCTGACGTTTACGGAAGAAAAAATAGTGAAAGAAATGGTCGGCAGCGATTAG
- a CDS encoding sensor histidine kinase produces the protein MANQLLVQLAQSKADTNRIRILFELGKYQLFKPGNVPEDLDSSLSYLNRAKHLSDSLHQLTWQHEIDAVRVANYLEAANSQQAYALFDRLIADCRRTGDRASEANARFRLGYCISFTTKKYPEIFDNYNQAIAIYRSLHNQKQELLIMHEMAGLHTNLGQLDLAEREFQTILRRYKAIGYPKLHYTYNWLSTISRLKGDFNKSLFYSLQCIESMNHTGDTVSAASFYGNLAQMYFELGRYRQSNEWYRKTLVKWRQEGLPNYGMYSAANIIVRDLIEQHRPKEALKLINDLVTQIPTINFIQKGSVAQSFAYSYDALKDDKLAEKYYVEAMRWYIKANHDFEMSRKAQMEVGRFYLERNQFKKANFYVRPLLVDSTKKNSLSLLKDIHFILFKIDSATGDYKSAISHFRLHKSLNDSIFNETKNNQFNQLEVQYETQKNKQNIVLLKKQKIVQDGELKQARIVRNGILGGSALLLCLLALSYNRYRLKQRSNQLLEIKQHEINQKNHTLETLLSEQQQLLTEKEWMLKEIHHRVKNNLQIITSLLHSQGVFLKDEAAQSAIRESQNRVHAMALIHQKLYQSDRLAAIPMTGYVAEIVDYLIRSFDRENTISKRINVMPLELDVTLAVPLGLILNEAVTNSLKYAFVAGNRGIICVELTAQESHYLLVISDDGTGLPADFNPQKSRTLGMSLMRGLSKQIGGRLEIRQHDGKGVDVRLEFSEEIVDREQLTAL, from the coding sequence ATGGCGAATCAACTGCTGGTTCAGTTAGCCCAAAGCAAGGCAGATACCAACCGAATAAGAATCCTGTTCGAGCTGGGCAAGTATCAGCTTTTTAAACCGGGCAATGTGCCTGAGGATCTGGACAGCAGTCTGTCCTACCTGAACCGAGCCAAGCACCTAAGCGATTCGTTGCACCAGTTGACGTGGCAGCATGAAATAGACGCGGTACGAGTGGCTAATTATCTGGAGGCAGCCAACAGCCAACAAGCATATGCGCTATTTGACCGGTTGATCGCTGATTGCCGACGAACGGGTGATCGGGCATCCGAAGCCAACGCCCGTTTTCGCCTGGGCTACTGTATTTCCTTTACTACCAAGAAGTATCCCGAGATTTTTGATAATTACAACCAGGCCATCGCCATCTACCGGTCGCTTCATAACCAGAAACAGGAACTGCTGATCATGCACGAAATGGCGGGCTTGCATACGAATCTGGGACAGTTGGATTTGGCTGAGCGGGAGTTCCAGACGATCCTAAGACGCTACAAAGCCATCGGCTATCCAAAACTTCATTACACCTACAACTGGTTATCGACCATTAGCCGTCTGAAAGGTGATTTCAATAAAAGCCTTTTTTACTCGCTGCAATGTATTGAGAGCATGAACCACACGGGCGATACGGTATCGGCAGCCAGTTTTTACGGCAATCTGGCTCAGATGTATTTTGAGTTGGGCAGGTATCGTCAAAGCAACGAATGGTACCGGAAAACGCTGGTTAAATGGCGGCAGGAAGGGTTACCAAATTACGGCATGTACAGTGCGGCCAACATTATTGTCCGGGATTTAATTGAACAGCATAGGCCAAAGGAAGCGCTTAAACTGATCAACGATCTGGTCACTCAGATTCCAACGATAAATTTCATCCAGAAAGGGTCGGTAGCACAGAGTTTCGCCTATAGCTATGATGCGTTGAAGGATGATAAACTGGCCGAAAAATACTACGTGGAAGCTATGAGGTGGTACATAAAGGCCAATCATGATTTTGAAATGTCGCGAAAGGCCCAGATGGAAGTTGGCCGGTTTTACCTGGAACGTAACCAGTTTAAAAAGGCCAATTTTTATGTGAGGCCTTTATTGGTTGATTCGACAAAGAAAAATTCGCTTTCCCTACTGAAGGATATTCACTTTATACTATTTAAAATCGACTCGGCAACAGGCGATTACAAATCGGCCATTTCTCATTTTCGGCTGCACAAATCGCTGAACGATTCCATATTCAACGAAACGAAAAACAATCAATTCAATCAGTTAGAAGTCCAGTATGAGACGCAAAAGAACAAACAAAATATAGTACTCCTGAAGAAACAGAAAATAGTGCAGGATGGGGAGCTAAAACAGGCCCGAATCGTTCGAAATGGTATTCTGGGCGGGTCAGCCCTCTTACTTTGCCTGTTAGCGCTAAGCTATAATCGGTATCGGCTCAAACAGCGAAGCAATCAGCTTCTGGAAATCAAACAGCATGAGATAAACCAAAAAAATCACACATTGGAGACCCTGCTATCCGAACAACAACAATTACTGACCGAGAAAGAATGGATGCTCAAAGAAATCCACCATAGAGTTAAAAATAACCTCCAGATCATTACCAGTCTGCTTCATTCTCAGGGAGTCTTTCTTAAAGACGAAGCGGCCCAGTCGGCCATTCGGGAAAGCCAGAACCGGGTGCATGCCATGGCCCTGATTCACCAGAAACTGTACCAGTCGGATCGGCTGGCGGCTATTCCGATGACTGGTTACGTAGCTGAGATCGTCGACTATCTAATTAGGTCCTTCGATCGTGAGAATACCATTAGCAAACGAATCAACGTAATGCCTCTCGAACTGGACGTTACACTAGCGGTTCCACTGGGCCTGATTTTGAATGAAGCGGTGACGAACTCCCTCAAATACGCCTTTGTGGCTGGTAATCGGGGGATCATCTGCGTAGAGCTGACCGCACAGGAAAGTCACTACCTGCTGGTGATAAGCGACGATGGTACGGGCCTTCCGGCTGACTTTAACCCGCAGAAAAGCCGAACGCTGGGTATGAGTCTGATGCGTGGGTTGAGTAAGCAGATTGGAGGACGTCTGGAAATCCGTCAGCATGACGGTAAAGGGGTTGACGTACGACTTGAGTTCTCGGAGGAAATTGTTGATAGAGAGCAGCTAACCGCACTATAA
- a CDS encoding thioredoxin domain-containing protein, whose amino-acid sequence MDSITNNFLADMGHPTPTVELTEYGDFTCAHCRRSRPLLASILTAFDGRVRYTYRHFPNERCEASVMAAVAAEAARRQGQFWSMYEALFAQPTITRSTVSILAIHLGLHYHQFLADLDGEELHHRIEADRCEGQQLGVMTTPTFFVGGQRFYGKLTQSRLAPIVHAQVSQYAQPVLSKVDIANGMIYWGRGE is encoded by the coding sequence ATGGATTCGATAACAAACAATTTCCTTGCCGACATGGGTCATCCGACACCTACGGTCGAGCTGACCGAGTATGGCGACTTTACCTGCGCCCACTGCCGCCGGAGTCGACCTTTACTCGCTTCTATACTAACTGCGTTCGATGGTCGGGTTCGGTATACCTATCGCCACTTCCCCAACGAGCGATGCGAGGCCTCCGTAATGGCTGCGGTTGCCGCTGAAGCTGCGCGTCGGCAGGGGCAATTCTGGTCCATGTATGAGGCCTTGTTTGCCCAACCGACTATTACTCGTTCCACAGTCTCTATTCTTGCTATTCATCTTGGATTGCACTACCATCAGTTTCTGGCCGATTTAGATGGTGAAGAACTGCATCATCGAATTGAAGCAGACCGATGCGAAGGACAGCAGCTCGGCGTCATGACAACGCCTACGTTTTTCGTTGGTGGACAACGGTTTTACGGAAAGCTAACACAGTCCCGTTTAGCGCCAATTGTTCACGCTCAGGTAAGTCAGTACGCTCAACCCGTGCTTTCTAAAGTGGATATTGCCAACGGCATGATCTACTGGGGACGGGGTGAATGA
- a CDS encoding sigma 54-interacting transcriptional regulator, whose protein sequence is MQQHLNPTLSSTSACQILIVEDEYIIANDLELILHVAGYPVLGVADSVAEALTLIAQHRPDMVLLDIYLKGKETGIDLAKQLEDMGIPFIYISANDNKSVLEQVKATQPSGYIVKPFREKDILTTLEISRYRHAHSVEMRLREEKALQIGLTDALSASESWEQKLLNAARLLQPNVPFDFLTIQYEKNGVNQSYNFYQIGFDEYKTLTLNDLQPMTGYSADQLLAMQSGMRFREPVCYNKEVFDDFCQTHRYGQVLAKSFRLQSGLVMPLRMSGNDSFVILFLSRKTDVYRASHLTLLERLEQPIVLMLERVLAFEEVARLSEQLQREKNYLQEEVKTSANFEEIIGRSQSLLRVFEQVNQVAYTDTTVLILGESGTGKELITRAIHNLSPRKSKILVKINCAALPATLIESELFGHEKGAFTGAFEKRIGKFELAQEGTIFLDEIGELPLELQAKLLRVLQEKEIERIGGKTPIKTDVRIIAATNRNLEKEVAEGRFRMDLYFRLATFPITLPALRERAGDIPLLAHFFAQKSARKMGKPFRGINPQVLAELVNYAWPGNIRELENVMEQAVILNDGQTPLELGRPLVSNLFLFSRPTLPPENDSRDSSQSTSSPPKDLNDIKQIQQQTERDYILAVLKRTNGRIRGSNGAAELLNLKPTTLEYRMDKLGIRKTLSVEPKASHTDPD, encoded by the coding sequence ATGCAGCAACACCTCAACCCTACTCTTTCCTCCACCTCAGCCTGTCAAATTCTGATCGTTGAAGATGAATACATTATCGCCAATGACCTGGAGTTGATTCTGCACGTTGCCGGTTATCCTGTTTTGGGAGTAGCCGATTCGGTGGCCGAAGCCCTGACACTTATTGCGCAGCATAGGCCTGATATGGTCTTGCTCGACATTTATCTGAAAGGAAAAGAAACGGGCATCGACTTAGCCAAACAGCTGGAAGACATGGGCATTCCCTTTATATACATCTCGGCTAATGACAACAAAAGCGTACTGGAACAGGTAAAAGCTACGCAGCCCAGTGGCTACATTGTGAAGCCTTTTCGGGAAAAAGATATATTGACAACGCTGGAAATCAGCCGGTACCGTCACGCGCACAGTGTTGAGATGAGACTAAGGGAGGAAAAAGCGTTGCAAATTGGCCTCACCGATGCTTTATCAGCATCGGAAAGTTGGGAACAGAAACTACTGAACGCGGCCAGATTACTGCAGCCTAACGTCCCATTCGACTTTCTGACGATTCAGTATGAGAAGAACGGTGTCAATCAGAGTTATAACTTCTACCAGATCGGATTTGACGAATATAAAACCCTTACCCTGAACGATCTGCAACCGATGACGGGCTATAGCGCGGACCAACTGCTGGCGATGCAAAGCGGGATGCGCTTTCGGGAACCTGTCTGCTATAATAAAGAAGTCTTCGACGATTTTTGTCAAACCCACCGCTATGGGCAGGTGCTCGCTAAATCATTCCGACTCCAGTCAGGGCTAGTCATGCCGCTGCGGATGAGTGGCAACGACTCGTTTGTGATTCTATTTCTGAGCAGAAAAACCGATGTATATCGTGCGTCGCACCTGACACTACTGGAACGGTTAGAACAGCCAATCGTTCTCATGCTGGAGCGTGTGCTGGCTTTTGAGGAGGTAGCCCGGCTCAGCGAACAGCTCCAGCGCGAAAAGAACTACCTTCAGGAGGAGGTTAAAACGTCGGCCAATTTTGAAGAAATCATTGGTCGTAGCCAGTCGTTACTACGGGTTTTTGAGCAGGTCAATCAGGTTGCATATACCGATACAACGGTGTTGATCCTGGGCGAGAGTGGAACCGGCAAAGAGCTAATTACCAGAGCTATTCACAATCTATCCCCCCGAAAGAGCAAGATCCTGGTCAAAATCAACTGTGCCGCGCTCCCCGCCACACTCATCGAATCGGAACTGTTCGGTCATGAGAAAGGGGCTTTTACTGGAGCTTTCGAGAAACGGATTGGCAAGTTTGAACTGGCCCAGGAGGGTACTATTTTCCTGGATGAGATTGGGGAGTTGCCCCTGGAGCTACAGGCCAAGCTTTTACGGGTTTTGCAGGAAAAGGAAATAGAACGAATCGGTGGCAAAACGCCTATTAAAACTGATGTGCGGATCATTGCTGCAACAAACCGTAATCTGGAAAAAGAAGTAGCCGAAGGGCGCTTCCGGATGGATCTTTATTTTCGGCTCGCCACCTTTCCCATCACCTTACCGGCTCTACGCGAACGAGCAGGGGATATTCCGTTACTGGCTCACTTTTTCGCCCAGAAATCAGCCCGGAAAATGGGGAAACCCTTTCGCGGGATCAATCCTCAGGTACTCGCTGAACTGGTCAACTACGCCTGGCCGGGCAACATTCGGGAACTGGAAAACGTCATGGAGCAGGCCGTAATTCTTAATGATGGGCAGACACCCCTCGAATTAGGTCGGCCTTTAGTAAGTAATCTATTTCTATTCAGTAGACCTACCTTACCCCCGGAGAATGACAGTCGTGATTCCAGTCAATCGACTAGCTCTCCTCCAAAAGACCTGAATGACATAAAACAGATTCAGCAGCAGACGGAACGTGACTATATTCTGGCGGTGCTCAAGCGCACCAATGGTCGCATCCGGGGCAGTAATGGGGCGGCTGAACTACTCAACCTGAAACCAACAACGCTTGAATACCGGATGGATAAACTGGGCATTCGCAAAACACTTTCCGTTGAGCCTAAAGCTTCCCATACTGATCCTGATTGA
- a CDS encoding SDR family NAD(P)-dependent oxidoreductase, protein MATIFITGASGGLGRVVTQTLLNEGHLIIATRQYSDNPQNLIHGISDLLFTYETDLADEAQVQKLIQRVINKHGPIDAAILLAGGYAGGALTETDGALLDSMMTVNFKTAYHVIQPLFAHMSSQSNGGRFVLIGARQPLNAQFGRQAVAYTLSKSLLFELSDLINASGKEHAIVSTVIAPSVIDTAANRGAMPDADFTAWVDPQTLADTIAFMLFGAGRALREPILKVYNRA, encoded by the coding sequence ATGGCTACTATATTCATAACCGGTGCTTCTGGTGGCTTAGGCCGCGTGGTCACCCAAACCCTGCTGAACGAAGGGCATCTCATTATTGCTACGCGACAGTATAGCGACAATCCTCAAAACCTTATTCATGGCATTTCAGACTTGCTGTTTACCTACGAAACAGACCTGGCGGATGAAGCCCAGGTGCAGAAGTTGATTCAACGGGTTATTAACAAACACGGTCCTATCGACGCAGCGATTCTGTTGGCGGGTGGGTATGCGGGGGGGGCACTGACGGAGACGGATGGGGCCTTACTCGATAGCATGATGACGGTAAATTTCAAAACAGCTTATCATGTCATTCAGCCACTTTTTGCCCACATGAGTAGCCAGTCCAACGGAGGACGGTTCGTACTCATTGGTGCCAGACAACCGTTAAATGCCCAATTCGGTCGGCAAGCGGTGGCTTATACGTTATCCAAATCACTGTTGTTCGAATTATCGGATCTGATCAATGCGTCGGGTAAAGAGCATGCTATTGTCTCTACCGTCATTGCCCCCAGTGTTATTGATACCGCTGCAAACCGTGGTGCTATGCCGGATGCCGACTTTACGGCATGGGTCGATCCGCAAACCCTGGCCGACACGATTGCCTTTATGCTGTTTGGGGCGGGCCGTGCCTTACGAGAACCCATACTTAAGGTATACAATCGGGCCTAG